The Anaerolineae bacterium genome includes a window with the following:
- a CDS encoding putative monovalent cation/H+ antiporter subunit A — translation MAAILTRSLRRTGSVWPAILPLTLTALFLSMLAPISQGETLTASYPWVESLGVRLAFRIDGLALLFALIISGIGVLVVTYASGYLAGDENLNRFYVIVLLFMVAMLGVVTADNLIILFIFWELTSITSYLLIGYNHAKADSRQAALQALLVTGGGGLALLAGLILLGIAGGSLELSALLREGDALRAHALYAPALILILVGAFTKSAQFPFHFWLPGAMAAPTPVSAYLHSATMVKAGVYLLARLSPALGGTALWQTALIGIGAITMLAGAFVALQHRDLKRILAYSTVSALGTLVFLLGIGTPLAVKGALVFLLAHALYKGALFMVAGAIDHETGTRDITRLGGLSRAMPISALAGALAALSMAGLPPFLGFLGKEIVYDSTLGTSLPILATGVALATNILTVAAAGLAVFKPFFAARPAVTPPSPHEGPWPLWLGPLTLAALSVTLGLLAGPVGDRLITPALSAVLGGPATAKLALWHGLNLVLLLSVITLVAGAGLYFRRERLALPVTLAAWVERFGPAANYERSLRGLLALASAQTRVLQHGYLRYYLLVIVGATALLVGGAWLHSAPGIVTPADSTLYIHEALLATVILLATWMVIRATSRLAAIAALGVVGFGVSMIYLLFSAPDLAMTQAAVETLTVILFVLVLYRLPRYMGISKRSSRLRDAAISLAMGGLMTILALVAIGSPTTSRLAGFFAENSFDLAKGRNIVNVILVDFRAIDTLGEITVLAVAALGVYALLKLRAAEDEPSE, via the coding sequence ATGGCAGCGATTCTCACCAGGAGCCTGCGCCGGACGGGCAGCGTCTGGCCCGCCATCCTGCCACTGACCCTGACCGCGCTCTTCCTGAGCATGCTGGCCCCCATCAGCCAGGGTGAAACCCTGACGGCCAGCTACCCCTGGGTGGAGAGTCTGGGGGTTAGACTGGCCTTCCGCATCGATGGGCTGGCCCTGCTCTTCGCCTTGATCATCAGCGGCATCGGTGTGCTTGTGGTGACTTATGCCAGCGGTTACCTGGCCGGAGACGAGAATCTCAACCGCTTCTACGTCATTGTGCTCCTGTTCATGGTGGCGATGCTGGGCGTAGTGACTGCCGACAACCTGATCATACTGTTTATTTTCTGGGAACTGACCAGCATTACATCCTACCTGTTAATCGGCTACAACCACGCCAAGGCCGATTCGCGGCAGGCGGCCCTGCAGGCCTTGCTGGTTACCGGCGGGGGCGGTCTGGCGTTGCTGGCTGGCCTGATCCTGCTCGGTATCGCCGGGGGCAGTCTGGAGCTATCTGCCCTGCTCAGGGAGGGGGACGCGCTGCGCGCCCATGCCCTTTACGCCCCGGCGCTGATCCTGATCCTGGTGGGCGCATTCACCAAGTCGGCGCAGTTTCCCTTTCATTTCTGGTTACCGGGAGCCATGGCCGCTCCGACGCCGGTCAGCGCTTACCTTCACTCAGCAACCATGGTCAAGGCCGGGGTTTACCTGCTGGCCCGGCTCAGCCCGGCGCTAGGCGGGACTGCGCTCTGGCAGACGGCTCTGATCGGGATCGGCGCGATCACCATGCTGGCCGGCGCTTTTGTGGCCCTGCAACACCGTGATCTCAAGCGCATCCTGGCCTATTCGACCGTCAGTGCGCTGGGGACTCTGGTCTTCCTGCTGGGCATCGGGACGCCGCTGGCGGTCAAGGGCGCGCTGGTGTTCCTGCTGGCTCACGCGCTGTACAAAGGCGCGCTCTTCATGGTCGCCGGGGCAATTGATCATGAGACCGGCACGCGGGACATCACCCGGCTGGGCGGCCTGAGCCGGGCGATGCCGATCAGTGCCCTGGCCGGGGCGCTCGCTGCCCTGTCGATGGCCGGACTGCCGCCATTCCTGGGCTTCCTGGGCAAAGAGATCGTCTACGATTCGACGCTGGGCACCTCGCTGCCGATACTGGCGACCGGTGTGGCGCTGGCGACGAACATCCTGACGGTGGCTGCGGCAGGGCTGGCAGTTTTCAAACCGTTCTTTGCTGCCCGGCCAGCGGTGACCCCACCGTCACCCCATGAGGGTCCCTGGCCGCTGTGGCTTGGCCCGCTGACGCTGGCAGCCCTGAGCGTGACGCTGGGGCTGCTGGCCGGACCGGTGGGAGATCGTCTGATTACGCCAGCGCTCTCAGCCGTCCTCGGCGGACCGGCAACGGCCAAACTGGCCCTGTGGCATGGCCTCAACCTGGTACTCTTGCTCAGCGTGATCACGCTGGTCGCTGGCGCCGGGCTGTACTTCCGCCGGGAACGGCTGGCCCTGCCTGTGACCCTGGCCGCATGGGTGGAGCGATTCGGTCCAGCGGCCAACTATGAGCGCAGCCTGCGCGGTCTGCTGGCGCTGGCTAGCGCCCAGACCCGTGTGTTGCAGCATGGCTACCTCCGCTACTACCTGCTGGTGATCGTGGGAGCAACCGCCCTGCTGGTCGGCGGGGCCTGGCTGCACAGTGCACCGGGGATAGTCACGCCAGCCGACTCCACGCTGTATATCCACGAAGCCCTGCTGGCGACCGTGATTCTGCTGGCGACCTGGATGGTGATACGCGCCACTTCCCGTCTGGCAGCCATCGCCGCGCTGGGTGTGGTGGGCTTTGGCGTGTCGATGATCTACCTGCTCTTCAGCGCACCGGACCTGGCTATGACCCAGGCCGCCGTGGAGACCCTGACAGTCATTCTGTTCGTGCTGGTACTCTACCGCCTGCCGCGCTACATGGGCATCTCCAAGCGCAGCAGCCGCCTGCGCGACGCAGCAATCTCGCTGGCGATGGGTGGCCTGATGACCATTTTGGCCCTGGTGGCGATTGGCTCCCCAACGACATCGCGGCTGGCGGGCTTCTTTGCAGAAAACA